A stretch of DNA from Streptomyces sp. NBC_01197:
TCCACGAGTGGTCCGGGCTGCTGCTGCCGGTGCCGGTCCTGCTCGGCCTCGGCTCGCGGGCGCTGCGGGCGGACCTGGGCCGCCTCAACCGCTTCGCGCCGTACGACCGCGCCTGGCTGCGGTCGGCGCTGCGCAGGGACGGATCACCGCGCAGGGCGGGCAAGTTCAACGGCGGGCAGAAGATCTACGCCGGGTGGATCGCCGGCGCCGCGCTGGTGATGCTCGGCACCGGGCTGCTGATGTGGTTCACGCATCTGGCGCCGCTGGTCTGGCGGACGAGCGCCACCTTCATCCACGACTGGCTGGCGCTGGCCGTCGGCATCGTGATCGCCGGGCACATCGGGATGGCGCTCGGCGACCCGGAGGCCCGGCGGGGGATGCGGACCGGCCGGGTCGGGCGCGGATGGGCGCGGCGGGAGCACCCGCTGTGGCTGGACGAGGAGTGAGGCGCCGGGTCCGCGAAGCCTCGGCCTCACGGGTGGACGGAGGCGGCCTCGCGGACCCGGCCCTGGGCCGTGCGGCCGTCAGCCGCCGAAGCCCAGCAGCACCTTGCAGGACTGCGACCGGTCAGCCGCGAGAGCGAACGCCTCCGCGGCCCGCTCCGCCGGCACCACCGCACTGACCAGCGCGTCGAAGGAGTCCTCCCGGGCCAGCAGCTCGATCGCCCCGTCGAACTCCACGTCGAAGCGGAGTGCCCCGCGCAGCTCGATCTCCCGGCTCACCACCAGATTCCCGGCGAACGGGCTCATCCCCGATGGCAGCATCCCCAGCTGTACGACGGCCCCGCCCCGCCGCACCGACCGCAGACATGTGTCCAGACCGGCTGCCGACCCGGACGCCTCGATCGCGGTGTCGACCTCGTGCGCCAGGCCGGGACCGTCCGGGTCACCGACCGCCACGAGCGTCGTCGCACCCGCGGCGGCCGCGAACTCCAGCGCCTTCGGCAGCAGATCGGTGACCGTGACCGCCTCGGCGCCCGCGGCCCGCAGCGCGGCCACCACCAGGGAGCCGATCGGCCCCGCGCCCGTGACCAGGACGTGCCTGCCCTCGACGGGACCGGCCCTGCGCACCGCGTGCAGCGCGACCGACAGCGGTTCGGCCAGTGCGGCCCTGCGCAGGCCGAGGCCCGCCGGGAGCGCCCTCAGCTGGCCGGCCGGCACCGCGATCCGGGCCGCGAACCCGCCCTGCACGTGCGGGGTACGGGCCGCGCTGCCCAGATAGCGGGTGTCCCGGCAGACGTTGGCCCGCCCGTCCAGGCATTCCGGGCAGCCGCCGCACG
This window harbors:
- a CDS encoding cytochrome b/b6 domain-containing protein codes for the protein MTSTPGSASPTDATTTPRSELRRFTRPVRWAHRTTSALMLVCIASAGCLYIPQLAELVGRRYLVVTVHEWSGLLLPVPVLLGLGSRALRADLGRLNRFAPYDRAWLRSALRRDGSPRRAGKFNGGQKIYAGWIAGAALVMLGTGLLMWFTHLAPLVWRTSATFIHDWLALAVGIVIAGHIGMALGDPEARRGMRTGRVGRGWARREHPLWLDEE
- a CDS encoding L-idonate 5-dehydrogenase, translated to MRGCVIHGVDDLRVDELPEPVAGPGEAVVAVRYGGVCGSDLHYWRHGGVGDFLLREPMVLGHEVVGTVVAYGEGAEGPAPGTPVAVHPATPCGGCPECLDGRANVCRDTRYLGSAARTPHVQGGFAARIAVPAGQLRALPAGLGLRRAALAEPLSVALHAVRRAGPVEGRHVLVTGAGPIGSLVVAALRAAGAEAVTVTDLLPKALEFAAAAGATTLVAVGDPDGPGLAHEVDTAIEASGSAAGLDTCLRSVRRGGAVVQLGMLPSGMSPFAGNLVVSREIELRGALRFDVEFDGAIELLAREDSFDALVSAVVPAERAAEAFALAADRSQSCKVLLGFGG